A single window of Chitinophaga sp. XS-30 DNA harbors:
- a CDS encoding alpha/beta fold hydrolase: MTFKTLQVNDLHIFYREAGDPAQETILFLHGLPSSSHMYRDVMAGLSERYHVIAPDYPGFGLSSLVPVTFDRIAEVMLQFVDKIGLEAAYFYMQDYGGPVGFRMAGARPGLVKGLIIQNANAYMEGLGEFPMQLAEHQQKNDMAAVEAMRQYLFSFEGIRDQYVHGVKDPRKIAPDAYLSDHYFMQREGVLNIQYNLFDNYGSNFLLYPQWQQYFREHQPPALVTWGKNDPFFTVEGAKAYGRDLRNISYHFFDSGHFLLEDHCQEVATLIDTFIRRQESSM, from the coding sequence ATGACATTTAAAACACTACAGGTCAATGACCTGCACATTTTTTACCGGGAAGCCGGCGACCCGGCACAGGAAACGATCCTTTTCCTGCATGGCCTTCCCTCTTCCTCACACATGTACCGGGATGTGATGGCCGGTTTATCAGAACGGTATCATGTTATTGCGCCGGACTACCCGGGCTTCGGGCTTAGCTCCCTTGTACCGGTCACATTTGACCGGATAGCGGAGGTAATGTTGCAGTTTGTGGACAAGATCGGCCTGGAAGCAGCATACTTTTATATGCAGGATTACGGCGGACCGGTGGGTTTCAGGATGGCCGGCGCACGGCCCGGCCTGGTGAAAGGCCTGATTATCCAGAATGCGAACGCTTATATGGAAGGGCTGGGGGAATTTCCCATGCAGCTCGCAGAACACCAGCAAAAGAACGATATGGCGGCGGTAGAAGCCATGAGGCAATACCTGTTCTCCTTTGAAGGGATCAGGGACCAGTACGTACATGGCGTGAAAGATCCCCGAAAGATAGCCCCGGACGCCTACCTTTCCGATCATTATTTCATGCAACGCGAAGGCGTGCTGAATATTCAATACAATCTGTTCGATAATTACGGCTCCAACTTCCTCTTATACCCGCAATGGCAGCAATATTTCAGGGAGCATCAGCCGCCGGCGCTTGTGACCTGGGGAAAAAACGACCCCTTCTTTACGGTGGAAGGCGCAAAGGCCTATGGCAGGGACCTGCGGAATATCAGTTACCATTTCTTTGACAGCGGGCATTTTTTGCTGGAAGATCATTGCCAGGAGGTGGCGACGTTGATCGATACATTTATCAGGCGGCAGGAAAGCAGCATGTAA
- a CDS encoding GNAT family N-acetyltransferase translates to MEIRIVKVPLDEIRSFRTVFLQERNFQFICNKCHDYGWADTYLFIVDGEGAGYGAVWGTDRREDRDTIFEYFLTRPFRHLADTIFPQFHALTAATYIECQSNDPLLASMLYAYAEHIHAEAVLFEDDAVTALPVSGVTFRKRSTDDDMGDDDSDYVLVKDGRIAASGGLMLNYNLPYADIYMNVREPFRRMGLGSLIVQELKREAYLMGRVPAARCNIGNHASKATLLKAGFRTCGFRLKGSIKAAP, encoded by the coding sequence ATGGAGATCAGGATCGTTAAAGTTCCGCTGGATGAGATTCGTTCCTTCCGCACTGTCTTCCTGCAGGAAAGGAATTTCCAGTTCATCTGCAATAAATGCCATGATTATGGCTGGGCGGATACCTATTTGTTTATTGTTGACGGTGAAGGGGCCGGGTATGGCGCAGTATGGGGCACCGACCGGCGGGAGGACAGGGATACCATATTCGAATATTTTCTCACCAGACCGTTCCGGCATCTTGCCGATACTATTTTTCCGCAATTTCATGCCCTGACGGCGGCGACGTATATCGAATGCCAAAGCAATGACCCTTTGCTGGCCTCCATGCTGTATGCCTATGCGGAGCATATTCATGCAGAAGCCGTTCTGTTTGAAGATGATGCGGTCACGGCATTGCCGGTATCCGGTGTGACCTTCCGAAAACGGTCAACGGATGACGACATGGGAGATGATGACAGCGATTATGTGCTGGTGAAGGATGGCAGGATCGCTGCGAGTGGAGGGCTGATGCTGAATTATAATCTGCCCTATGCGGATATCTACATGAACGTCCGCGAACCATTCCGCAGAATGGGGTTGGGCAGCCTGATCGTGCAGGAGCTGAAACGCGAAGCCTATCTTATGGGCCGTGTGCCGGCGGCGCGTTGCAACATCGGCAATCATGCCTCCAAAGCCACTTTGCTGAAAGCGGGATTCCGCACCTGCGGGTTCCGGCTCAAGGGAAGTATAAAAGCTGCTCCATGA
- a CDS encoding phosphatidate cytidylyltransferase, with product MKYAPYYSIMAFLLIMLTGCEIVGGIFKAGIWTGLLLVAIVVGLIIYLLSRGRGK from the coding sequence ATGAAATATGCTCCCTATTATTCGATAATGGCCTTTTTGCTCATTATGCTGACCGGTTGCGAGATCGTAGGCGGGATTTTCAAGGCCGGGATATGGACCGGTTTGCTGTTGGTAGCTATTGTAGTGGGGCTGATCATCTATTTGCTGTCGAGAGGCCGGGGGAAATAA
- a CDS encoding helix-turn-helix transcriptional regulator: MYRPVKALWIERLNGVPTSLTGIPQKYHEHIIRFAKVYYYSDEDCDILCQQLELFGFRIWIHRIFAKKDIYLSPRTPRHIYVAHIMLGDSVTAVLQPDGTPFELREEEGNLFSLLAEAQLAPVNAGQQFISFHVNVFPEDLPGIVRRYPALRPLLDRPVPEQSGPLNFEPFRLNAVCEFLRREVEKCKYIEIQAKYFLTKVGADLFSNFLQQDISAADAVIVPDLSVEKVIRKCFRIILEEFHLPLSIRKLAFRLGLPRITLQEAFKSAYGITVPDFLHMVRMIRAFQLMAESDFYSERIAVETGFSDVQVFYKAFRDYYGIGFLELRNAQ, translated from the coding sequence ATGTATAGACCGGTAAAAGCATTGTGGATCGAGCGATTGAATGGAGTTCCGACATCCCTTACGGGTATTCCGCAAAAATATCATGAACATATCATCCGGTTCGCCAAGGTGTACTACTACAGTGACGAGGATTGCGATATTCTTTGTCAGCAGTTGGAACTCTTCGGATTCAGGATATGGATACATCGGATATTCGCGAAAAAGGATATTTACCTTTCGCCCAGAACTCCCCGTCATATTTATGTTGCACATATCATGCTGGGAGATAGTGTGACCGCGGTATTGCAGCCGGATGGAACTCCGTTCGAATTACGGGAAGAAGAGGGTAACCTTTTCAGTCTTCTGGCAGAAGCGCAGTTGGCGCCCGTGAATGCAGGGCAGCAATTCATAAGTTTTCACGTAAATGTTTTTCCCGAAGATCTTCCCGGCATTGTCCGTCGTTACCCGGCACTCAGGCCTCTTCTTGACCGGCCTGTTCCGGAGCAAAGCGGCCCGCTTAATTTCGAACCTTTCCGGCTTAACGCCGTTTGTGAATTCCTGCGTCGCGAGGTGGAAAAATGTAAATACATTGAGATTCAGGCAAAGTATTTTCTCACTAAGGTGGGTGCCGACCTGTTCAGCAATTTTCTACAGCAGGATATTTCTGCAGCAGATGCTGTAATTGTCCCCGATCTTTCTGTAGAAAAGGTGATAAGAAAATGTTTCAGGATCATACTTGAAGAGTTTCATCTGCCGTTAAGCATCCGTAAACTGGCATTCAGATTGGGACTACCCCGCATCACTCTTCAGGAAGCATTTAAATCTGCTTATGGCATCACTGTCCCTGATTTTCTTCATATGGTGAGAATGATACGCGCTTTTCAACTTATGGCTGAATCGGATTTTTATTCAGAAAGGATCGCCGTGGAAACGGGTTTTTCCGATGTTCAGGTATTCTACAAAGCGTTCCGGGATTACTATGGTATTGGTTTTCTCGAACTGAGAAACGCACAATAA
- a CDS encoding VOC family protein, translating to MSRLITGFGGFFFRAKDPKALGAWYEQYFGINSMQSGEIWKQDHGPTVFAPFRADTDYFGQEQQFMINFRVTDMESLLEQLKAGGVRIDEKRTDDSIGKFAWVYDPEGNKIELWQPAPESEWSAGSAT from the coding sequence ATGAGCAGACTTATCACCGGTTTCGGCGGCTTTTTCTTCCGCGCCAAAGACCCCAAAGCATTGGGCGCCTGGTATGAACAATATTTCGGCATCAATTCCATGCAAAGCGGCGAAATATGGAAACAGGATCACGGCCCTACCGTGTTCGCGCCCTTTCGTGCGGATACCGACTATTTCGGGCAGGAGCAGCAGTTCATGATCAACTTCCGCGTTACGGACATGGAAAGCCTGCTGGAACAATTAAAAGCCGGTGGCGTGCGCATAGATGAGAAACGGACGGACGACAGCATCGGAAAATTCGCCTGGGTGTACGACCCCGAAGGGAACAAGATAGAGCTCTGGCAACCGGCCCCCGAAAGCGAATGGAGCGCAGGCTCCGCAACATAA
- a CDS encoding Crp/Fnr family transcriptional regulator — MDHFSALKQAIAAIAPLSAEEWNAFSEALTTRRFPKGEYLCREGQVEHYIYFLGKGATRHYFQREGREFTVDFHFEGEFVTAYYSFLTRKPSPVSATAIEDTEAILIPHQQLHEFYDRHHMGERIGRRIAEYQYIRRLEREMALLSLTAEERYAALVMRNPALVQQISVKHLSSYLGIQPESLSRIRKQFGKP; from the coding sequence ATGGATCACTTTTCAGCACTGAAACAGGCTATCGCCGCCATTGCCCCGCTGTCCGCCGAAGAATGGAACGCCTTCAGCGAAGCCCTCACCACCAGGCGCTTCCCCAAAGGCGAATACCTCTGCCGCGAAGGACAGGTGGAACATTACATCTATTTCCTAGGCAAAGGCGCTACCCGTCACTATTTCCAGCGGGAGGGCAGGGAGTTCACGGTAGACTTCCATTTCGAGGGCGAATTTGTAACTGCTTATTATTCCTTCCTCACCCGCAAACCTTCCCCCGTCAGCGCCACCGCTATTGAAGACACGGAAGCCATACTCATCCCTCACCAGCAGCTGCATGAATTTTATGACCGTCACCATATGGGCGAACGGATCGGGCGGCGCATAGCCGAATACCAATACATCCGCCGGCTGGAAAGGGAAATGGCGCTGTTGTCCCTCACCGCGGAGGAACGGTACGCGGCGCTGGTGATGCGGAATCCCGCCCTGGTGCAACAGATATCCGTCAAACACCTGTCATCCTACCTGGGCATCCAGCCGGAAAGCCTCAGCAGGATCAGGAAACAGTTCGGGAAACCCTGA
- a CDS encoding DoxX family membrane protein, which yields MVEIILIATFFLSLAVIRLTTRKWDFPRSGRIAMFAMLSFTALGHFMFPKGMAMMIPPFIPFRLPLVYITGLLEIAGGIGLLLPKFRKITAILLIIFFVIITPANIYAAMHHINLQTAAYDGNGPAYLWFRLPLQVFFIAWVWYFNLRKP from the coding sequence ATGGTCGAGATCATTCTTATTGCCACGTTCTTCCTTTCCCTGGCCGTTATCCGGCTCACTACCCGCAAATGGGACTTCCCGCGCAGCGGCCGCATCGCCATGTTCGCCATGCTGAGCTTTACCGCGCTCGGGCATTTCATGTTCCCGAAGGGCATGGCCATGATGATCCCGCCGTTCATCCCGTTCCGGCTGCCCCTGGTCTACATTACCGGCCTGCTGGAAATCGCCGGCGGCATCGGCCTGCTGCTGCCCAAATTCAGAAAGATCACCGCCATATTACTGATCATATTTTTTGTGATCATTACCCCGGCCAATATCTATGCCGCCATGCACCACATCAACCTGCAGACAGCCGCCTATGACGGCAACGGCCCCGCCTACCTCTGGTTCCGCCTGCCCCTCCAGGTTTTCTTCATCGCCTGGGTCTGGTATTTCAATTTAAGAAAGCCTTAA
- a CDS encoding TolC family protein, which produces MYCIRIFLCVTSLLVTTGLHAQDTLHITLQQAEQQFLERNLALMAEQYNISIAQAEVIQAKLYNNPSISFGGSIYNPDLRKFADIGNRTGQYTVGIAQLITLAGKRNKQITLAGTEAAMAESRFFELLRTLGYTLRSNFHKARYLQSSIRAFDVQVRTLEQLASTYRDLQSKGLVTPKDAIRIRSLLYSLKAEQTTLQNEFNDVEGELQLLLQDNRNRYIPDAQNLPITPVKSVALQSLLDTAFANRRDLRLAQQGQQYSEADYSLQKALAVPDMTIGAMFDKRSDYIENASLLNIAFDLPLFNRNQGNIRAARLRIAQSKALLELQSATVENEVRTAYAKAVNADNMLCSVDPGFREEFEQLLQSVTEHFIKKNISLLEFTDFCESYKENLLQLNQVHNERMQAIEQLNFALGKNLFNNK; this is translated from the coding sequence ATGTACTGCATTCGTATATTCCTGTGCGTTACCAGCCTGCTGGTAACTACGGGCCTGCATGCACAGGACACCCTGCATATTACCCTGCAACAGGCAGAACAGCAATTCCTGGAACGCAACCTCGCACTGATGGCGGAGCAATACAATATTTCCATCGCACAGGCAGAAGTGATACAGGCAAAACTTTACAACAATCCTTCCATCTCCTTCGGCGGGAGCATTTATAATCCGGACCTTCGAAAGTTCGCCGATATCGGCAACAGAACAGGCCAATATACCGTTGGAATAGCGCAGCTGATAACGCTGGCGGGCAAACGCAACAAACAGATCACGCTGGCCGGAACAGAAGCCGCCATGGCGGAAAGCCGTTTCTTTGAATTGCTGCGCACACTCGGCTACACGCTCCGCAGCAACTTCCACAAAGCCCGGTACCTGCAAAGCTCCATCCGCGCATTTGACGTACAGGTAAGAACACTGGAGCAACTCGCCTCCACTTACCGCGATCTGCAAAGCAAGGGACTGGTAACGCCGAAAGACGCGATCAGGATACGGTCGCTCTTATACAGCCTGAAAGCGGAGCAAACCACCCTGCAAAACGAATTCAACGACGTTGAGGGAGAACTGCAACTGCTATTGCAGGATAACCGGAACCGGTACATTCCCGATGCGCAAAACCTGCCGATAACACCGGTAAAATCCGTTGCCTTGCAAAGCCTGCTGGATACGGCATTCGCCAACCGCCGGGACCTTCGCCTTGCACAACAGGGCCAACAGTACAGCGAAGCGGACTATTCCCTGCAAAAGGCACTGGCCGTACCGGATATGACCATCGGCGCCATGTTCGACAAACGCAGCGATTACATCGAAAATGCCAGCCTGCTCAACATCGCATTCGACCTCCCCCTTTTTAACCGCAACCAGGGCAACATCCGGGCAGCCAGACTCCGCATTGCGCAAAGCAAAGCTTTACTGGAACTGCAGTCCGCCACCGTGGAAAATGAAGTGCGCACCGCCTATGCTAAGGCAGTGAACGCGGACAATATGCTCTGCTCCGTAGACCCCGGCTTCCGGGAAGAATTTGAGCAACTGCTGCAAAGCGTTACGGAACATTTTATAAAGAAGAACATCAGCCTGCTGGAGTTTACGGACTTCTGCGAATCCTACAAGGAAAACCTGCTGCAACTCAACCAGGTGCATAACGAAAGGATGCAGGCCATCGAACAGCTCAACTTCGCACTGGGAAAAAATCTATTCAACAACAAATGA
- a CDS encoding efflux RND transporter periplasmic adaptor subunit: protein MKPLFAFIILLMLNACSSGTPATDKHDDPLTDSLIHQLQTAPVTLEEMEDVIKLNGKITAAEQQQARVYALVSGRVQSVKAELGDKVKQGQVLAVIRSPEVAGVTNERSLAEANLEMAKKNLDTRKSLYESNLVTEQEYLAAQIEYNKARSEYIKAEQVSAITGGNTAGGYTLKAPINGSIIEKNITGHSEVRQDNDNTLFTIADLSTVWVIANVYESDIPNIHTGDPVKVTTLAGPDKEYSGRIDKIYNVLDPANRTMKVRISMPNPHEELKPEMFARVYLTSRSKGGKRLCIPARAIVLDNSKRYVVVKKDGALSIRGITLIKRIGEKAFIEGLHEGELVVTQTQVFIYDALNVKQ from the coding sequence ATGAAACCGCTTTTCGCATTTATCATACTCCTCATGCTCAACGCCTGCAGCTCCGGCACACCGGCCACGGACAAGCATGATGACCCGCTTACCGACAGCCTGATACATCAGCTGCAAACCGCTCCGGTAACCCTGGAAGAAATGGAAGACGTGATCAAGCTGAACGGGAAAATAACAGCGGCGGAACAACAACAGGCCAGAGTCTATGCTCTCGTGAGCGGGCGGGTACAATCCGTCAAAGCAGAACTGGGAGACAAGGTGAAACAGGGGCAGGTGCTCGCAGTTATCCGGAGTCCGGAAGTTGCCGGCGTAACGAATGAGCGCTCACTCGCGGAAGCCAACCTGGAAATGGCGAAAAAGAACCTGGACACACGGAAATCCCTATACGAATCCAACCTGGTCACCGAACAGGAATACCTGGCGGCGCAGATCGAATACAACAAAGCCAGGTCGGAATACATCAAGGCGGAGCAAGTGTCTGCTATCACCGGAGGAAATACGGCAGGGGGATACACATTGAAAGCTCCCATCAACGGGAGTATCATCGAAAAGAACATCACCGGCCATTCGGAAGTAAGGCAGGACAATGACAACACCCTCTTCACGATAGCAGACCTCTCCACCGTTTGGGTCATCGCCAATGTTTACGAATCGGATATCCCGAACATCCATACCGGCGATCCGGTGAAGGTAACCACCCTTGCCGGGCCGGACAAGGAATACTCCGGGCGGATTGACAAGATCTATAACGTGCTGGACCCGGCCAACCGCACCATGAAAGTACGCATCAGCATGCCCAATCCGCATGAAGAACTCAAACCGGAAATGTTCGCCCGCGTTTATCTCACTTCCCGCAGCAAAGGCGGTAAAAGGCTATGCATTCCCGCCCGGGCTATTGTGCTGGACAACAGCAAACGATATGTGGTCGTAAAGAAAGACGGCGCCCTGTCCATACGCGGGATAACACTCATCAAACGCATCGGTGAAAAAGCCTTTATCGAAGGGCTGCATGAAGGGGAGCTGGTGGTTACGCAGACCCAGGTATTCATTTATGACGCATTAAATGTTAAACAGTAA
- a CDS encoding efflux RND transporter permease subunit produces MTKAIKRIIAFSLKNRLFIFLATLLLVIWGSIAYKNIPIEAFPDVTNTQITIITQWPGRSAEEVEKFVTVPIEIAMNPVQKKTSVRSTTVFGLSVVKVIFDDGVEDYFARQQVNNLLRDVEVPDGAVPNVQPPTGPTGEIFRYTLRSETRTVQELKTLQDWVIERRLLGVPGVGDIVSFGGEVKTYEIKVNPHKLASYDITPLDVYEAVSKSNINVGGDVIVDNSQAYVVRGIGLLNNVEEIGNIIVDNINGTPILVKEIAEVDISSLPRLGQVGRDLSNDVVEGIVVMRKGENPSEVIRRVQEKIDQLNEKILPPDVQIDTFYNRSNLIGYATNTVLHNMLEGIIFVTVIVFIFMADWRTTLIVALVVPLALLFAFICLTLKGMSANLLSMGAIDFGIIIDGAVVMVEGIFVLLDHQAKKVGMEKFNRMSKLGIIKNTGGELGKAVFFSKLIIIAALLPIFAFEKVEGKMFSPLAWTLGFALLGALVLTLTLVPLLSSLLLRKNVRERHNPFVEAITNGVMKMFSFTYRRKAFTLLFSTAVVAIGLFLFRFLGTEFLPELDEGAIYIRATCPLSISLEESRDLANRMRRSIREFPEVRQVMSQTGRPNDGTDATGFYNIELHVDIHPKKEWKSGRTKKELIAAMQEKLATPGVNLNFSQPIMDNVEEAVSGVKGSLCVKIYGDSLHYTEARANEVYEVMKDIAGVEDLGVIRNIGQPELRIELDENKLALYGVTTADANATIEMAIGGKAVSQIYEGERKFQLRLRYMDKYRENAENIRNLLIPSIHGTKVPIKHIADISTLTGPSIVFRDDNERFTAVKFSIRGRDMGSTIAEAQQKVNAAVQLEKGYEMQWAGDFENQQRATGRLTQVVPVSLIIIFLILFVMFGNVKDAGMVLLNVPFAIIGGIMALLITGTNFSISAGIGFIALFGICIQNGVILISVFKKNLLNSRENMEDAVKSGLRTRVRPVVMTALMAAIGLLPAAMSTGIGSETSRPLAIVVIGGLITATILTLLVFPLFFYIGYRKR; encoded by the coding sequence ATGACCAAAGCCATCAAAAGGATCATCGCCTTTTCCCTGAAGAACAGGCTTTTCATATTTCTGGCTACGCTGCTGCTGGTGATCTGGGGCAGCATCGCCTACAAGAACATTCCCATAGAAGCTTTTCCGGATGTAACCAATACACAGATCACCATCATCACCCAATGGCCCGGCAGAAGCGCGGAAGAAGTGGAAAAATTCGTGACCGTACCGATAGAAATAGCCATGAACCCGGTACAGAAGAAAACCTCCGTCCGCTCCACTACCGTATTTGGCCTCTCCGTCGTAAAAGTGATCTTCGATGATGGGGTGGAAGATTATTTTGCCCGGCAGCAGGTGAACAACCTCCTGCGGGACGTGGAAGTGCCGGACGGCGCCGTTCCCAACGTACAGCCGCCCACCGGCCCCACCGGTGAAATATTCCGTTATACGCTCCGCAGCGAAACAAGAACGGTGCAGGAACTGAAAACGCTGCAGGATTGGGTAATAGAACGAAGGTTGCTCGGCGTTCCCGGTGTGGGCGACATCGTAAGCTTCGGCGGCGAAGTGAAGACCTACGAAATAAAGGTAAACCCGCATAAGCTTGCTTCCTATGACATTACGCCGCTGGATGTGTACGAAGCCGTTTCCAAAAGCAATATCAATGTTGGCGGTGATGTGATCGTGGATAATTCCCAGGCGTATGTCGTGCGCGGCATCGGCCTGCTGAACAATGTGGAGGAGATCGGCAATATCATTGTCGATAATATCAACGGTACACCTATCCTCGTAAAGGAGATCGCGGAGGTGGACATCTCTTCCCTGCCCCGCCTCGGCCAGGTAGGGCGCGACCTCTCCAACGACGTGGTGGAAGGCATAGTGGTGATGCGCAAAGGCGAAAACCCCAGCGAAGTGATCCGGCGGGTACAGGAAAAGATCGATCAGCTGAACGAGAAAATACTGCCGCCCGATGTGCAGATAGACACTTTCTACAACCGCAGCAACCTCATCGGGTACGCCACAAATACGGTGTTGCACAATATGCTGGAAGGCATCATCTTCGTAACGGTGATCGTCTTCATCTTCATGGCGGACTGGCGTACCACCCTGATCGTAGCGCTTGTAGTGCCGCTGGCCCTGCTGTTCGCATTCATCTGCCTGACGCTGAAAGGCATGTCTGCCAACCTGCTCTCCATGGGGGCTATCGACTTCGGCATTATCATAGACGGCGCTGTGGTGATGGTGGAAGGGATCTTTGTGCTGCTGGACCATCAGGCGAAGAAAGTGGGAATGGAAAAATTCAACCGCATGAGCAAGCTCGGGATCATCAAGAACACCGGCGGAGAGCTGGGCAAGGCGGTATTCTTCTCCAAGCTGATCATCATTGCGGCACTGCTGCCCATCTTTGCATTCGAAAAAGTGGAAGGCAAGATGTTCTCCCCGCTGGCCTGGACGCTGGGCTTCGCCCTGCTCGGCGCATTGGTGCTCACCCTCACGCTCGTTCCCCTGCTCAGCAGCCTTTTGCTGCGCAAAAATGTGCGCGAACGGCATAATCCTTTCGTGGAAGCCATCACTAATGGCGTGATGAAAATGTTCAGCTTCACGTACCGCCGGAAAGCCTTTACCCTGCTGTTTTCCACGGCGGTCGTGGCTATTGGCCTCTTCCTCTTCAGGTTCCTGGGCACGGAGTTCCTGCCGGAGCTGGATGAAGGCGCCATCTATATCCGCGCCACTTGTCCGCTCAGCATTTCGCTGGAAGAATCCCGCGACCTGGCGAACAGGATGCGCCGCAGCATCCGCGAATTCCCGGAAGTGAGGCAGGTCATGTCACAGACCGGCCGGCCCAACGACGGAACAGATGCCACAGGTTTTTACAATATCGAACTGCATGTGGATATTCACCCGAAAAAAGAATGGAAAAGCGGGAGGACGAAAAAAGAACTGATCGCCGCCATGCAGGAAAAACTTGCAACTCCGGGGGTGAACCTCAATTTCTCCCAGCCGATCATGGACAATGTGGAAGAAGCCGTGTCCGGCGTAAAAGGCTCGCTATGCGTGAAGATCTACGGCGACAGCCTGCATTATACCGAAGCCCGCGCCAATGAAGTATATGAAGTGATGAAAGATATCGCCGGGGTGGAAGACCTCGGCGTGATCCGCAACATCGGCCAGCCGGAGCTGCGTATTGAGCTGGATGAGAACAAGCTTGCCCTCTACGGCGTTACCACAGCGGATGCCAATGCCACCATCGAAATGGCCATCGGCGGCAAAGCTGTTTCACAGATATACGAAGGGGAACGCAAGTTCCAGCTCCGCCTCCGGTATATGGACAAGTACCGGGAGAATGCGGAGAACATCCGCAACCTGCTCATTCCTTCTATCCACGGCACCAAAGTACCCATCAAGCATATCGCGGACATCAGCACGCTCACCGGTCCAAGTATCGTATTCCGTGACGATAACGAACGTTTCACAGCCGTGAAGTTCTCCATTCGGGGCCGTGATATGGGCAGCACTATCGCAGAAGCACAACAGAAGGTCAATGCGGCCGTACAGCTGGAAAAAGGCTATGAAATGCAATGGGCGGGTGATTTCGAGAACCAGCAGCGGGCCACCGGCCGGTTGACCCAGGTAGTGCCGGTGAGCCTGATCATTATTTTCCTGATCCTCTTCGTCATGTTCGGGAATGTCAAGGATGCGGGCATGGTATTGCTGAATGTGCCTTTCGCCATCATCGGCGGCATAATGGCGCTGCTCATTACCGGCACCAATTTCTCCATATCCGCGGGTATCGGCTTCATTGCCCTGTTCGGCATCTGTATCCAGAACGGTGTGATCCTGATCTCCGTATTCAAGAAGAACCTGCTGAACAGCAGGGAGAATATGGAAGACGCGGTTAAATCCGGTCTGCGCACAAGGGTACGGCCGGTGGTGATGACGGCATTGATGGCTGCCATCGGGTTACTGCCTGCCGCCATGTCTACCGGCATCGGCTCGGAAACCTCCAGGCCGCTGGCCATTGTGGTGATCGGCGGGCTCATCACCGCTACTATCCTTACCCTGCTGGTATTCCCGCTGTTCTTTTATATCGGCTACCGCAAAAGGTAA
- a CDS encoding bifunctional 2-polyprenyl-6-hydroxyphenol methylase/3-demethylubiquinol 3-O-methyltransferase UbiG has protein sequence METVYQPLAFLQEVIAKGGPDTKEYDALNSIFDQLSHDYKCGRLSAGEMEQLQSGFDVEGMENTLHGHCRQKPFGYAGDFLIIDKIYRQHVSADRRFAKWDTYWNNQPATKAVRNRKDYFIRMILNRLSSAPLRLLNVASGPARDLAEVFTRIPSGALQATCVEADENAIAYATELNETNLQHIRFIHQNIFRFATDEQFDLVWSAGLFDYFEDSVFVKLLRKFISWTKPGGEVIIGNFSDQNPSRSCMELAGDWYLHHRSAESLQAMALEAGADRRHIRVGKELEGVNLFLHVRVGG, from the coding sequence ATGGAAACAGTTTATCAACCCCTCGCTTTTCTTCAGGAGGTCATCGCCAAGGGCGGTCCTGATACGAAAGAGTATGATGCCCTCAACAGTATTTTCGATCAGCTTTCCCATGATTACAAGTGCGGCAGGCTTAGTGCCGGAGAAATGGAGCAGCTGCAAAGCGGTTTTGATGTGGAAGGCATGGAAAACACGCTGCACGGCCATTGCCGGCAGAAGCCCTTCGGTTATGCAGGCGATTTCCTGATCATCGACAAGATCTACCGCCAGCATGTTTCGGCGGACCGCCGTTTTGCGAAATGGGACACCTACTGGAACAATCAGCCGGCAACAAAAGCGGTCAGGAACAGGAAGGATTATTTTATCCGGATGATCCTCAACCGTCTCTCATCCGCCCCGTTGCGCCTGCTGAATGTCGCCAGCGGCCCGGCGCGTGATCTTGCGGAAGTTTTCACCCGCATTCCTTCCGGCGCTTTGCAGGCCACCTGTGTGGAGGCCGATGAAAATGCGATCGCTTATGCCACTGAGCTGAATGAGACAAACCTGCAGCACATCCGTTTCATCCATCAGAATATATTCCGTTTTGCGACGGACGAGCAGTTCGACCTGGTGTGGAGCGCCGGCCTGTTCGATTATTTCGAGGACAGTGTGTTCGTGAAGCTGTTGCGCAAGTTCATCAGCTGGACGAAGCCCGGCGGCGAAGTGATCATCGGTAATTTCAGCGATCAGAACCCCAGCCGCAGCTGTATGGAACTGGCAGGGGACTGGTACCTGCATCACCGCTCCGCGGAATCGTTGCAGGCCATGGCACTGGAAGCCGGGGCGGACAGGCGGCATATCCGCGTAGGGAAGGAGCTGGAAGGCGTGAACCTGTTCTTGCATGTGCGGGTGGGAGGATAA